In Glycine max cultivar Williams 82 chromosome 7, Glycine_max_v4.0, whole genome shotgun sequence, a single window of DNA contains:
- the LOC100776248 gene encoding glutenin, low molecular weight subunit: MDLNAPLRDETLPPQEEQPPLQQQQQPPQQQFPPPQQQPPQQHLAPQQLPPQPQAPIFQQTYPPFHLPQFHHHQPTLQFQQQPQPPQLFQHQAQPPSHQQFHP; encoded by the coding sequence ATGGACCTCAATGCTCCACTAAGGGATGAAACACTTCCACCGCAAGAGGAGCAGCCACCactgcagcagcagcagcagccacCGCAGCAACAGTTCCCACCACCACAACAGCAGCCACCACAGCAACACCTAGCACCACAACAACTGCCGCCACAGCCACAGGCACCAATATTTCAGCAAACATATCCTCCATTTCATCTGCCGCAGTTCCACCATCACCAGCCGACGCTGCAGTTCCAGCAGCAGCCTCAGCCGCCACAGCTATTCCAGCATCAGGCACAGCCACCTTCCCACCAACAGTTTCATCCTTAG
- the LOC100776784 gene encoding mitogen-activated protein kinase 8 isoform X4: protein MGGVGGTLVDGIRSFFHRCNSINSHIHHHKNKKKNKNKNNNNINNIVFVRHLRAQLANVPTQQTPSFNLLKVPKRSHFKSPSMDRNKKGALEVEFFTEYGEASRYEIHEVIGKGSYGVVCSAVDTHTGEKVAIKKINDVFEHVSDATRILREIKLLRLLRHPDVVKIKHIMLPPSRREFRDVYVVFELMESDLHQVIRANDDLSPEHYQFFLYQLLRGLKFIHAANVFHRDLKPKNILANADCKLKLCDFGLARVSFNEDPSAIFWTDYVATRWYRAPELCGSFFSKYTPAIDIWSIGCIFAEMLSGKPLFPGKNVVHQLDLITDLLDSE, encoded by the exons ATGGGTGGTGTAGGAGGAACACTTGTGGATGGCATTCGTAGCTTCTTCCATCGTTGCAATTCTATTAACTCTCACATTCACcatcacaaaaacaaaaagaagaacaagaacaagaacaacaacaatattAACAACATTGTCTTTGTGAGACATTTGCGTGCCCAGTTGGCCAACGTTCCCACTCAGCAAACTCCTTCCTTTAACCTTCTCAAAGTCCCCAAACGCTCCCACTTCAAATCTCCTTCCATGGATCGTAACAAAAAG GGTGCACTGGAGGTAGAGTTTTTTACTGAGTATGGAGAGGCAAGTAGGTATGAGATCCACGAAGTGATTGGAAAAGGGAGCTATGGTGTTGTGTGTTCTGCCGTAGACACTCATACTGGGGAAAAAGTTGCAATTAAGAAAATCAACGATGTTTTTGAGCATGTGTCAGATGCCACACGGATCCTAAGAGAAATTAAACTCCTTCGTTTGCTCAGACATCCTGATGTagttaaaattaagcatataaTGCTTCCTCCCTCACGACGGGAGTTCAGGGATGTCTATGTTGTGTTTGAGTTGATGGAGTCTGACCTTCATCAAGTAATTAGGGCAAATGATGATCTTTCCCCCGAGCACTACCAATTTTTCTTGTACCAACTTCTTCGAGGCCTCAAATTTATACATGCAG CAAATGTGTTTCATCGTGACTTGAAGCCAAAAAATATTCTAGCTAATGCTGATTGCAAGCTAAAATTATGTGATTTTGGACTTGCTCGAGTTTCATTTAATGAGGACCCATCAGCTATATTCTGGACT GACTATGTTGCAACTCGGTGGTATCGTGCACCTGAACTATGTGGTTCTTTTTTCTCAAAA TATACCCCCGCAATTGACATTTGGAGCATTGGATGCATATTTGCAGAAATGCTCAGTGGGAAGCCATTGTTTCCTGGAAAAAATGTAGTGCACCAATTGGATCTCATAACCGACCTTCTTG ATTCGGAATGA
- the LOC100776784 gene encoding mitogen-activated protein kinase 9 isoform X1 — MGGVGGTLVDGIRSFFHRCNSINSHIHHHKNKKKNKNKNNNNINNIVFVRHLRAQLANVPTQQTPSFNLLKVPKRSHFKSPSMDRNKKGALEVEFFTEYGEASRYEIHEVIGKGSYGVVCSAVDTHTGEKVAIKKINDVFEHVSDATRILREIKLLRLLRHPDVVKIKHIMLPPSRREFRDVYVVFELMESDLHQVIRANDDLSPEHYQFFLYQLLRGLKFIHAANVFHRDLKPKNILANADCKLKLCDFGLARVSFNEDPSAIFWTDYVATRWYRAPELCGSFFSKYTPAIDIWSIGCIFAEMLSGKPLFPGKNVVHQLDLITDLLGTPPAETISRIRNEKARRYLASMPKKQPIPFSKKFPNADPLGLNLLERLLAFDPKDRPAAEEALRDPYFHGLSNVDREPSSTQPISKLEFEFERRKLAKDDVRELIYREILEYHPRMLEEYLRCGEQTSFMYPSGVDRFKRQFAHLEEHYGKGERSTPLLRHHASLPRERVPAPKDENNQNNDVENPTGANLQSPPGSDVTDSGNTDAQNGPSRPKCSARSLLKSASISGSKSIDVKQSKVSEEEPLREVNNEILDELTQKVASLHS, encoded by the exons ATGGGTGGTGTAGGAGGAACACTTGTGGATGGCATTCGTAGCTTCTTCCATCGTTGCAATTCTATTAACTCTCACATTCACcatcacaaaaacaaaaagaagaacaagaacaagaacaacaacaatattAACAACATTGTCTTTGTGAGACATTTGCGTGCCCAGTTGGCCAACGTTCCCACTCAGCAAACTCCTTCCTTTAACCTTCTCAAAGTCCCCAAACGCTCCCACTTCAAATCTCCTTCCATGGATCGTAACAAAAAG GGTGCACTGGAGGTAGAGTTTTTTACTGAGTATGGAGAGGCAAGTAGGTATGAGATCCACGAAGTGATTGGAAAAGGGAGCTATGGTGTTGTGTGTTCTGCCGTAGACACTCATACTGGGGAAAAAGTTGCAATTAAGAAAATCAACGATGTTTTTGAGCATGTGTCAGATGCCACACGGATCCTAAGAGAAATTAAACTCCTTCGTTTGCTCAGACATCCTGATGTagttaaaattaagcatataaTGCTTCCTCCCTCACGACGGGAGTTCAGGGATGTCTATGTTGTGTTTGAGTTGATGGAGTCTGACCTTCATCAAGTAATTAGGGCAAATGATGATCTTTCCCCCGAGCACTACCAATTTTTCTTGTACCAACTTCTTCGAGGCCTCAAATTTATACATGCAG CAAATGTGTTTCATCGTGACTTGAAGCCAAAAAATATTCTAGCTAATGCTGATTGCAAGCTAAAATTATGTGATTTTGGACTTGCTCGAGTTTCATTTAATGAGGACCCATCAGCTATATTCTGGACT GACTATGTTGCAACTCGGTGGTATCGTGCACCTGAACTATGTGGTTCTTTTTTCTCAAAA TATACCCCCGCAATTGACATTTGGAGCATTGGATGCATATTTGCAGAAATGCTCAGTGGGAAGCCATTGTTTCCTGGAAAAAATGTAGTGCACCAATTGGATCTCATAACCGACCTTCTTGGTACTCCTCCTGCTGAAACCATTTCTAGG ATTCGGAATGAGAAGGCTAGAAGGTACCTTGCTAGCATGCCGAAAAAACAACCTATTCCATTCTCCAAAAAATTTCCAAATGCAGATCCATTAGGTCTTAATTTGCTGGAGCGATTACTTGCATTTGATCCTAAAGATCGTCCAGCAGCTGAAGAG GCACTAAGAGATCCTTATTTCCATGGTTTGTCAAATGTGGACCGTGAACCGTCGTCCACTCAACCCATTTCAAAGCTCGAGTTTGAGTTTGAGAGGAGAAAATTGGCCAAAGATGATGTTAGAGAGTTGATTTATCGAGAG ATTTTAGAGTATCATCCTCGGATGCTTGAAGAATATCTTCGTTGTGGAGAACAAACAAGCTTCATGTATCCAAG TGGGGTTGACCGGTTCAAGCGACAGTTTGCACATCTTGAGGAGCATTATGGCAAAGGTGAACGAAGCACACCGTTGTTGAGGCACCACGCCTCCTTACCTAG AGAGCGAGTTCCTGCTCCCAAGGatgaaaataatcaaaacaatGATGTTGAAAATCCAACTGGAGCAAATCTTCAGAGTCCTCCAGGGTCTGATGTGACAGATTCTGGAAATACAGATGCACAAAATGGACCCTCCAGGCCAAAGTGCAGCGCACGGAGCCTGTTGAAGAGTGCCAGCATTAGTGGTTCAAAGAGTATAGATGTGAAACAAAGTAAAGTTTCAGAG GAGGAGCCACTTAGAGAGGTCAACAATGAGATTCTGGATGAGTTGACACAGAAGGTTGCTTCCCTCCATTCTTAG
- the LOC100776784 gene encoding mitogen-activated protein kinase 9 isoform X2, with translation MGALEVEFFTEYGEASRYEIHEVIGKGSYGVVCSAVDTHTGEKVAIKKINDVFEHVSDATRILREIKLLRLLRHPDVVKIKHIMLPPSRREFRDVYVVFELMESDLHQVIRANDDLSPEHYQFFLYQLLRGLKFIHAANVFHRDLKPKNILANADCKLKLCDFGLARVSFNEDPSAIFWTDYVATRWYRAPELCGSFFSKYTPAIDIWSIGCIFAEMLSGKPLFPGKNVVHQLDLITDLLGTPPAETISRIRNEKARRYLASMPKKQPIPFSKKFPNADPLGLNLLERLLAFDPKDRPAAEEALRDPYFHGLSNVDREPSSTQPISKLEFEFERRKLAKDDVRELIYREILEYHPRMLEEYLRCGEQTSFMYPSGVDRFKRQFAHLEEHYGKGERSTPLLRHHASLPRERVPAPKDENNQNNDVENPTGANLQSPPGSDVTDSGNTDAQNGPSRPKCSARSLLKSASISGSKSIDVKQSKVSEEEPLREVNNEILDELTQKVASLHS, from the exons ATG GGTGCACTGGAGGTAGAGTTTTTTACTGAGTATGGAGAGGCAAGTAGGTATGAGATCCACGAAGTGATTGGAAAAGGGAGCTATGGTGTTGTGTGTTCTGCCGTAGACACTCATACTGGGGAAAAAGTTGCAATTAAGAAAATCAACGATGTTTTTGAGCATGTGTCAGATGCCACACGGATCCTAAGAGAAATTAAACTCCTTCGTTTGCTCAGACATCCTGATGTagttaaaattaagcatataaTGCTTCCTCCCTCACGACGGGAGTTCAGGGATGTCTATGTTGTGTTTGAGTTGATGGAGTCTGACCTTCATCAAGTAATTAGGGCAAATGATGATCTTTCCCCCGAGCACTACCAATTTTTCTTGTACCAACTTCTTCGAGGCCTCAAATTTATACATGCAG CAAATGTGTTTCATCGTGACTTGAAGCCAAAAAATATTCTAGCTAATGCTGATTGCAAGCTAAAATTATGTGATTTTGGACTTGCTCGAGTTTCATTTAATGAGGACCCATCAGCTATATTCTGGACT GACTATGTTGCAACTCGGTGGTATCGTGCACCTGAACTATGTGGTTCTTTTTTCTCAAAA TATACCCCCGCAATTGACATTTGGAGCATTGGATGCATATTTGCAGAAATGCTCAGTGGGAAGCCATTGTTTCCTGGAAAAAATGTAGTGCACCAATTGGATCTCATAACCGACCTTCTTGGTACTCCTCCTGCTGAAACCATTTCTAGG ATTCGGAATGAGAAGGCTAGAAGGTACCTTGCTAGCATGCCGAAAAAACAACCTATTCCATTCTCCAAAAAATTTCCAAATGCAGATCCATTAGGTCTTAATTTGCTGGAGCGATTACTTGCATTTGATCCTAAAGATCGTCCAGCAGCTGAAGAG GCACTAAGAGATCCTTATTTCCATGGTTTGTCAAATGTGGACCGTGAACCGTCGTCCACTCAACCCATTTCAAAGCTCGAGTTTGAGTTTGAGAGGAGAAAATTGGCCAAAGATGATGTTAGAGAGTTGATTTATCGAGAG ATTTTAGAGTATCATCCTCGGATGCTTGAAGAATATCTTCGTTGTGGAGAACAAACAAGCTTCATGTATCCAAG TGGGGTTGACCGGTTCAAGCGACAGTTTGCACATCTTGAGGAGCATTATGGCAAAGGTGAACGAAGCACACCGTTGTTGAGGCACCACGCCTCCTTACCTAG AGAGCGAGTTCCTGCTCCCAAGGatgaaaataatcaaaacaatGATGTTGAAAATCCAACTGGAGCAAATCTTCAGAGTCCTCCAGGGTCTGATGTGACAGATTCTGGAAATACAGATGCACAAAATGGACCCTCCAGGCCAAAGTGCAGCGCACGGAGCCTGTTGAAGAGTGCCAGCATTAGTGGTTCAAAGAGTATAGATGTGAAACAAAGTAAAGTTTCAGAG GAGGAGCCACTTAGAGAGGTCAACAATGAGATTCTGGATGAGTTGACACAGAAGGTTGCTTCCCTCCATTCTTAG
- the LOC100776784 gene encoding mitogen-activated protein kinase 9 isoform X3, translated as MLPPSRREFRDVYVVFELMESDLHQVIRANDDLSPEHYQFFLYQLLRGLKFIHAANVFHRDLKPKNILANADCKLKLCDFGLARVSFNEDPSAIFWTDYVATRWYRAPELCGSFFSKYTPAIDIWSIGCIFAEMLSGKPLFPGKNVVHQLDLITDLLGTPPAETISRIRNEKARRYLASMPKKQPIPFSKKFPNADPLGLNLLERLLAFDPKDRPAAEEALRDPYFHGLSNVDREPSSTQPISKLEFEFERRKLAKDDVRELIYREILEYHPRMLEEYLRCGEQTSFMYPSGVDRFKRQFAHLEEHYGKGERSTPLLRHHASLPRERVPAPKDENNQNNDVENPTGANLQSPPGSDVTDSGNTDAQNGPSRPKCSARSLLKSASISGSKSIDVKQSKVSEEEPLREVNNEILDELTQKVASLHS; from the exons aTGCTTCCTCCCTCACGACGGGAGTTCAGGGATGTCTATGTTGTGTTTGAGTTGATGGAGTCTGACCTTCATCAAGTAATTAGGGCAAATGATGATCTTTCCCCCGAGCACTACCAATTTTTCTTGTACCAACTTCTTCGAGGCCTCAAATTTATACATGCAG CAAATGTGTTTCATCGTGACTTGAAGCCAAAAAATATTCTAGCTAATGCTGATTGCAAGCTAAAATTATGTGATTTTGGACTTGCTCGAGTTTCATTTAATGAGGACCCATCAGCTATATTCTGGACT GACTATGTTGCAACTCGGTGGTATCGTGCACCTGAACTATGTGGTTCTTTTTTCTCAAAA TATACCCCCGCAATTGACATTTGGAGCATTGGATGCATATTTGCAGAAATGCTCAGTGGGAAGCCATTGTTTCCTGGAAAAAATGTAGTGCACCAATTGGATCTCATAACCGACCTTCTTGGTACTCCTCCTGCTGAAACCATTTCTAGG ATTCGGAATGAGAAGGCTAGAAGGTACCTTGCTAGCATGCCGAAAAAACAACCTATTCCATTCTCCAAAAAATTTCCAAATGCAGATCCATTAGGTCTTAATTTGCTGGAGCGATTACTTGCATTTGATCCTAAAGATCGTCCAGCAGCTGAAGAG GCACTAAGAGATCCTTATTTCCATGGTTTGTCAAATGTGGACCGTGAACCGTCGTCCACTCAACCCATTTCAAAGCTCGAGTTTGAGTTTGAGAGGAGAAAATTGGCCAAAGATGATGTTAGAGAGTTGATTTATCGAGAG ATTTTAGAGTATCATCCTCGGATGCTTGAAGAATATCTTCGTTGTGGAGAACAAACAAGCTTCATGTATCCAAG TGGGGTTGACCGGTTCAAGCGACAGTTTGCACATCTTGAGGAGCATTATGGCAAAGGTGAACGAAGCACACCGTTGTTGAGGCACCACGCCTCCTTACCTAG AGAGCGAGTTCCTGCTCCCAAGGatgaaaataatcaaaacaatGATGTTGAAAATCCAACTGGAGCAAATCTTCAGAGTCCTCCAGGGTCTGATGTGACAGATTCTGGAAATACAGATGCACAAAATGGACCCTCCAGGCCAAAGTGCAGCGCACGGAGCCTGTTGAAGAGTGCCAGCATTAGTGGTTCAAAGAGTATAGATGTGAAACAAAGTAAAGTTTCAGAG GAGGAGCCACTTAGAGAGGTCAACAATGAGATTCTGGATGAGTTGACACAGAAGGTTGCTTCCCTCCATTCTTAG
- the LOC106799227 gene encoding pentatricopeptide repeat-containing protein At1g62590 translates to MRHTPPIIQFGQILGSIMKMKHYPTVVFLSHWLELKKIQSGLFTLNILLFLPFGSNQLGFLCVIQDPQIGLSAPYHNLLTTLIKGLCPKGQVKKALHFHDKVLAQGFQLNQVITGL, encoded by the coding sequence ATGCGTCATACCCCTCCCATCATCCAATTCGGCCAGATTTTAGGATCCATCATGAAGATGAAGCACTACCCCACTGTTGTTTTCCTCTCTCACTGGTTAGAACTCAAGAAAATTCAGTCTGGCCTTTTTACTTTGAACATCCTACTGTTTCTGCCATTTGGGTCAAATCAACTTGGCTTTCTCTGTGTTATCCAAGATCCTCAAATTGGGTTATCAGCACCATACCATAACCTTTTGACAACACTCATCAAAGGTCTCTGTCCCAAGGGTCAGGTCAAGAAGGCACTGCACTTTCATGACAAGGTATTGGCACAAGGATTTCAGCTCAACCAAGTTATTACAGGACTTTGA